Within Microbacterium oryzae, the genomic segment TCGATGACGCCGACGAAGTCGTTCTCCGCACCGATGGGAAGCTGCAGCACGAGCGGCTTCGCCTTCAGGCGGTTGATGATCGTGTCGACCGTGAAGTAGAAGTCCGCGCCGAGCTTGTCCATCTTGTTGACGAAGCAGATGCGGGGGACGTTGTACTTGTCAGCCTGACGCCACACGGTCTCGGACTGGGGCTCGACGCCCTCCTTGCCGTCGAAGACGGCGACAGCGCCATCGAGGACGCGGAGCGAGCGCTCCACCTCGACGGTGAAGTCCACGTGACCGGGGGTGTCGATGATGTTGATCTGGTTCTTGTCCCAGAAGCACGTCACGGCGGCGGAGGTGATGGTGATACCACGCTCCTGCTCCTGCTCCATCCAGTCGGTGGTCGCACCGCCGTCGTGGGTCTCGCCGATCTTGTGGTTGACGCCCGTGTAGAACAGGATGCGCTCGGTCGTCGTGGTCTTACCAGCATCGATGTGCGCCATGATGCCGATGTTGCGGACCTTCTTGAGGTCGGTGAGCACGTCTTGTGCCACTAGCGTTCTTCCTTACGTGTGGAGAGAGAAAAGCAGGAGGCCGGTCCCGGATGGCCCGGGGCCATCCGGGACCGGCTCGGGGCGCTTCCTACCAGCGGTAGTGCGCGAAGGCGCGGTTCGACTCGGCCATCTTGTGGGTGTCCTCGCGGCGCTTGACCGCTGCACCCAGACCGTTCGACGCGTCGAGGATCTCGTTCATGAGACGCTCGGTCATCGTCTTCTCACGACGGCCCTTCGCGTAGCTCACCAGCCAGCGGAGAGCGAGCGTGTTGGCACGGTGAGGCTTGACCTCGACCGGAACCTGGTAGGTCGAACCGCCGACGCGGCGGCTGCGGACCTCGAGCGTCGGGCGCACGTTGTCGAGCGCCTTCTTCAGCGTGGCGACAGCGTCCTGGCCATTCTTCGCGGCCACACCCTCGAGAGCGGTGTAGACGATGTTCTCGGCGATGGACTTCTTGCCATCCACGAGGATCTTGTTGACCAGCTGCGTGACGATCGGAGCGCCGTAAACCGGATCGTTGACGACGGGGCGCTTGGGGGCCGGACCCTTACGAGGCATCTAACTCAACCCTTCTTCGCGCCGTAGCGGCTGCGAGCCTGCTTACGGTTCTTGACAGCCTGGGTGTCGAGCGCACCGCGGACGATCTTGTAGCGCACACCGGGGAGGTCCTTCACACGACCGCCGCGGACGAGCACGAGCGAGTGCTCCTGGAGGTTGTGGCCCTCACCGGGGATGTAGGCCGTGACCTCGGTGCCGTTGCGCAGCTTGACACGAGCGACCTTCCGCATAGCCGAGTTCGGCTTCTTGGGGGTGGTCGTGTAGACGCGGGTGCAGACACCCGCCTGCTGCGGGTTCGCCTTCAGGGCGGGCGCCTTGGTCTTCGAGACCTTCGGCGAACGGCCCTTGCGAACCAACTGCTGAATAGTTGGCACGTTTCTCCTTGTTCGTTGCTGCACGGTGACAGCGCGTGATGTTTCACGAAACCCACCCCCGCGCCGAAAGGCGAGAGACTTCAGGTGGATATGCCGTGGGGGTGACCTGTTCGCAGGCCCGTCCCGTAAGTGCGCACGCACGCAGACGCGTGCACGCACACTGCTTCCATGATAGGGCCTTCTACGACACCCGGTCAAACGACGACCTGCACCTGCCGCGAGCGCACAAAAGGGCGCCCCTTCCGGGACGCCCTTTCGATGCGAGCTCTCAGCTCAGGAGCGGGATCAGCGCTCCGACTTCAGCTGACGGCGACGCGCGGCCACGAGCAGACCGCCGGCTGCAGCGACGAGGCCGAAGCCGATCGCGAGCGGTGCGGCCGGGTTGAACTCGGCACCGGTCGGCTCGAGCTGACCCTCACGCTGCGGCTGCTGCGGCTGGTCCTGCTCGTCCTGGGGCTGCTGGTCCTCGGGAGCCTCCTGCGGCTCCTCCGGCTGCGGGTCCTGCGGGCCCGCAGCGGCCGTGATCGTCACCGTGATCGCGGCGTCGGCGCTCGCGACGCCGTCGACGATCTGACGGATGGCGAGCGTGTGCTCGCCGACGGGCAGGGCGCCCACCTGGATGCTCCAAACGTTGGCCTCGACCGTGGCGGAGCCAGCGAGCTCGTCGTTCACGCGCAGCTCGACGGTGGCGCCGTTGACGCCCGCACCGGTGATGGTGGTCGGAGCCTGGCCTTCGACGTACGAGCCGCCGTCGACGGGGTTGATGAACTCAGGAGCCTCGGGCGCAGCGGGCTGCTCGGGCTCGGGTGCCGGGCTCGGAGCAGCGGCGCCGACCGTGAACTCGACGGTGGTCGCGTTGGAGGTCTTCCCGTTGATCGTCTGCTTGGCGCTGACGGAGTAGCTGCCCTCGCCGAGCTCGACCGGGTGAGACCAGTTGCCGTCGGCGTCGGAGGTGACCTTCCCGGTGACGTCGCCGGACAGCGTGACCTCGGTGTTCGGCGCCGCGCTGCCGGCGATCTCCGTGACGGCCTCCGTGAAGGCCTGGCCGTTCTCCGGCGAGGTGATGCCGGGCGCGCTCGGCACGACCTGCACGTCGAACTTGGTGACGTCGGAGACGTTGTAGCCGCTCTTCGCGCGCAGGGCGACGGTGTAGTCGCCGGGGGTCTCCGGGCCGTTGAAGGTCCAGTTGCCGTTCGCGTCGGCGGTGGTCTTCGCGCTGCTCTCGAACGAGGCCTTGGCGCCCTTCGGCAGGAAGGCGTACTCGACCTCGGCGCCCGCGCCGGCGGTGCCGGTGATCGCCGCGTTCCACTCGATTGCGTCGCCGGACTTCAGCGAGGTGACCTGGGCCTCGGGGATGTCGAGCATGACGCTGTAGCCGCCGGTGGCGGCGAGGTTCGTCTGCAGGTCCGCGCCCCACATGTGCTCGACGCCGTCGAACTGGAACGTCGCCGAGACGATGCCGACAGCCGCGCTCCCCTGCAGGATGGTCCCGCCCGAGTCACCGGGGATGACCTTCGTCGCCGCGGAGAAGCCCTGCACGAGGCGACCGTCGACCTCGAGGTAGCCCTCGTAGTCGACGTAGGGGTTGATCTGATCGGTGTCCACCGGACCGGTGGAGTAGCCGGTCGTGCGACCGGACCGCTGAACCGTCGCGCCGATCTCCGCCGTGCCGACGCTCGTGATGTTCGACGCGAGCGACGCCGACAGGTCGTCGGTGTTCTTCCAGTCGGTCATCGCGGGGATCAGCGACAGGTCGTCGTTGGTGACGTCGACCGCCGTGATGTCGAGCGCGTCACCGGGGGTGCCGTCGGTGTCGCCGGCGCCGCCGAACTGGGTGAAGGCGACCGTGCCAAGCTCGTGTGCGAGGGCGATCGTGTCGTCGTTGCCGCCGCCGGCCTGGTCGCCCTTGGGGTCGGTCAGGAAGACGTCGGTCGCACCGCCGAGGGTGCAGTGACCGGCGGTCAGCACGGCCGGCTCACCCTGGGGGCTCCACGCGGGGAAGCCGACGGAGCAGGTTCCGCCCGAGCCCTCACCGTTGAGCAGCGCGATGCCGTAGCCGCCCACGACGTCGGTCGAGGCCGTGGGCTTCGCCAGCTCGTCCTCGGTGACCGTGACGATCTTCACGTTGCCGTAGGCGTTGGCGACCTCGGCAGCGCTCGCCGACGCCTGGATGCGCTTGGCCGCGGCACCCGCGCCCTCGCCGTCCAGCTGCTGAACGATGATCTGGCCGTTGCCGTCGTGCAGGACGCCCGTGACGGACTCATCCTGGAACAGCTCGAGTGCGAGCGTCTTGAACGCCTCGCCCTCGGTCGGCGCCACCGGCGCCTCTGCCGCGGATGCGGACGTAGCGGCCACACCGCCGAACGCCAGCGCCGACGCGACACCCAGCGCTCCCAGACGCGCTGCGCGCGTGATTGAAGGCTTCAAACTCGGTTCCCCCGGTTCTTCGTTGCGTGCACTTCTTCACACGGGGGCGAATCACTGCTGACCCAGGCCCCCGGAAGCTCTGATCTCTCTCGGGAGAGACTCAGCGTTTACAGACTAGACGCACACCTACGATGGAAGGCAAGTCCGCATTCGCCGACATGAACGGGGGAAGACATGTCCAGGGAACGGATCTGGAGGGTCGGCGCGCTCATCGCTGCCGGTCTCGCGCTGGCAGGATGCGCATCGAACGCGGGAGGAGCGGACGTGGCATCGGTCGTCGGAAAGTGGCAGAGCAGCGAGGACAGCGAGCCGTACCTCACCTTCTCCGACGATGGGAAGTTCCGCGGGAACGACGGCTGCAACGGGATGTCGGGCCGCTATGAGCAGGACGGCGACACGGTGTCCGTGACCTTCGTCGCGGCGAACGTGCGCGGTTGCCCGGGCGTCGACACTTGGCTGTCGAAGCTGAAATCGATCACGGTCGGCGAGTCGACCCTCGAGGTCTACGACGCCTCGGGAGAGCTGCTCGGATCGCTCGCACGCGAGAGCTGATCTCGGATGGTCGCTGCGGCCATCCGCTCGCATCCCCGCCTCATCGAGGCGGGGATGTCTGGTTTCAGGGGGTCGCGCCCGGCCCCGACAGGAAGTCCCCGGGGCCGAAGGGAGTGTCGAGCGACTGCGTGAGCTCAGCGAGCATGGCCTCGACCTGCGGTTCCACGAACTCCACGATGGCGGCCTGGATGCGCAGGCGGTGCCCGAGGAGCACCGAGCAGATCTCGCGACCGACGAGGTTCGCGTACTCGTCGGCGAGGGAGACCTCGCGGCGCAGGGCCGCCTTCGCCTCCGCGGACAGCGGCGGGAGGCTCGGCACGTCGGCCTCGGCCTCGTTCGCCAGCTGCTCGATCGTGAAGAGGAACGGGGCGCCGGGCACGGGATCGGGGTCGAGCGGCAGTCCCTCGTACTCCGGCGCGAGGTCCTCCCCCGGCCGGTAGGAGCGCGCGCGATTGCGGGCCGCCTGCTGGTCGAGCTCGGCCTGCAGCAACGGCAGGTTGCGTGCGGTGTACTCGGCGACCGCGTGGTCGACGATGGTCTTCATGCGCGTGGAGAGTCCGTGCTGCACGCCGTGCGGCACGTCCGCGCCGAGGCCGGCAGCCGAGAGCAGCGGTGACCCGAAGCAGCGGCGGCACGGAGCGGCACGACCGCGATGCGTGGCGGGCTGCCAGCGCGGCAGCCAGCGCAGCCAGGCGTCCACCGCCTGAGCCACCTGCGCGTCGAGCGTCCGCTCCATGACTTACAGGGTAGGGGGCGCGGGCGCCTGCGGCAGGGTGCCGAGCGGACTATCGCGCATCGGGGCGCTCCCACGGCCACAGCGGCCGCTGCGCGCGCGTGCGGCGGACGGCGATCGCGCACCACGACGCGATCGCGGCGGCTCCGGCGAGAACCGGCACCGGCCATCCGATCACCACCTCGACGACAGCGCCCGTCGCGGTACCGAGGCCCGCACCGAAGACGAGCGCGAGCAGCCACAGCGCCAGCGCGTAGATCGCGGCGGTGGCGAAGACCACGCCGATCACCGAGGTGAAGCGCGGGTGATCGGGGCGGATCGCCGGCCACAGCGCGAGCGCGAAGGCGCCCACGCTCACGACGACGGCGAGAGCGGCGGGCACGATGCCGACGCCCGGGGTCTCGATGACGTCGGACTCGGTGAACAGGCTGCCGAAGCCGAGCCCGCATACGGCGAGGGCGCCGTACCCCGCGACGGCGAAGGCGAGGAGCATCCCTGCGGGAAGCCCCTCGCCTTCGCGTCGTGGTGCTGTGGTCACTGCGCCAGCTGCGGACCGGCCTCGAGCGTGCGCTCGTACTCGGCCTGGGCCTCTGCGTTGCGCTCGGAGACGCGTGCGCCGCGGCGAGCGGCCCAGGCTCCGAACCAGATGGTGATCTCGCGGCCGAGGATGAACGCCACGATCGCGAGCGGGTGCAGGAGGCTGTCGGCGACGAGGCCGCCGCCCTCGGAGGCGGTGAGCATCCAGAACGGGGCCTCGAAGAGCTGGCCGAGGATGTACCCGCCGTAGGAGATCACGCCGACGAGCAGGCCGAAGACGACCCACTTGCCCCAGCGTGCGCGGTTGACGAACACGCCGAGCAGCCAGAAGCCGAGCCAGAAGACGACGACCGGCACCCAGAACGCGAAGCTCGTCGCGATCTGGAGGGCCTGGTCGGCGATGTTCGCGAAGTCCGCGTCGCCCGCGATCAGGCGCGAGCCGAGCGTCGCGGCGAAGAACAGCACGGCGAACAGCACCGCGGCGACGAGGCCGATGAGCCCCGCGGCGCCGCGGTTGCCGCGCATCTTCGGCCGCTCGGGAGCCCGCACGAAGATCGGCTGCGGCGCGGCGGTCGTCTCCGGCGCGGCGGTCGTGTGCGGGGCGGGCTCCGACGCCGTGACCGCCGCCGGGCGGTCCTGCTCGGGCTCGGGCTGGGGCTGCGGCTGCGGCTCGGACGAGGTGAACGTGTCGGTCTTCGCGGGCTCGAACCACGGGGAGGTGCGGTCGTCGTCATCACGCGTGTGCGCGGGAGCGGCGAGCGAGTCGCTCGGGTCGGCGGAGCGACGCTCGAACTCCTCGAGCTCGGCCGCCAGGGCGGCGAAGTCGGGCTCGCCGTCACGGTCGTTGTCGATCGGCGGCACGCGCCCGGCCGACGCGTCTGCCTCCTCCGACGCGCGCGTCAGCGACGGCGCATCCGGGTCGAACGCCACGGCCGCGGGGCGGGCGTGGGGGTCGGCGTTCGCGTCGTCGGCGTCGCCGGCGTCGGCGTTCGCGGCGTCGGTCGCGGATGCGTCGGCGTTGTTCGCGTCGTGGGCCGCGTTCACGTCGTCGGCGTCGCGGCGGTCCTCCGCGTCCGCATCTGCCGGAGCGAAGGAGGGCATGTCGGCAACGGGCTCGTCGTCTGCGCCCGCCGTGGCACGCTCTGCCGCGTCGGCGCCGGGCGCGAAGGCGACGGCAGCAGGGCGCTCGTCGTGCTGCGAGTCGGACGCATCAGCGGATTCGCCGTCGACGTCGTCGCTGCGGCCGAACGGCTCGAAGGCCACCGCGGCCGGGCGCTCCTCCGCGACCTCGGGCATGGCGCGCGTGGCGGTGTCGTCGTCGGCCGTCGTCGCGCTGTCGAAGCCGGCGGCGTCGCGCTCGTCGGCATCGGCGAAGAGGCTGCGGCTGCCCGACGTGAAGATCTCGGGCTCGCCGTGCGTGAAGGGGTCGCGGTCGTCGTCGTGGAAGACCTCGCGGTCGGCCGTGGCGAAGGGGTCGCGGTCGCCGGCGGCGAAGCCGTCTCCCCCGGTCGCGGGAGATCCGTCGTGCTCGTCGGTGCCGAGACCGTCGTGACCATCCGTCGATGCCGGGCTCTGGCCATCCGTCGCGTTCTCGTCGCCGGCGGCGTAGCCGTTCTGGCCATCCCGGTCGGCGTCATCGCGGGCGTCGGTCACGCGTCCGCCCTGTGCGTCAGCGGCGGCCGAGTCGTCGGGGTCGCCGTTCAGCGGTCCGCCGGTCGAACTGCGGGGGTCGCTCATCAGAAGTGCTCCTCACGACGGGGACTCTCCCCTGCCGCGAGAATACCTGCGGCAGAAGGCGCGCGGCCGGAGCCTCGCCGCGGAATGTCGCGGCTACGCGCGTGTCGGCGTGATGGAGCGGAGCCAGTCGAAGAAGAAGTTCACGACGCCGACGACCCAGTCGCCGACGACCGGCAGGAACGGGAGCGCGGCCCATCCGATGCCCGCGACGACGGCGAGGATGACGACGCCGCCGATCCACGTCGCCGCGAGGTTGCGTCCGCCGATCGCCATGTCTCCAGGGTACGTGGGCGCGCTCGGGTTCCCCTGGCCGCCAGACGATGTCGTCTCACCGAGGCGACACCGTATTCGGCGTCTTTCCGTGTCGCGTCGGCGAGGCGACATCGTCTGGCGGAGGTGGACGCCGGCGCTGCCACCGCGGCACCCCGCGCCACCCCGCGCCCGGCACCGCCCGCCGCCACCCGCGCCCGGCGCCGCCCGCGGGCTGCGCCGCCCGCCGCCGGGGACGGAGAGAGGCCCCGGGGCGAACCCCGAGGCCTCTCTCACTTCTTCACAGCCGGATCAGTTGTACGTCCCGGGCGTGAAGTCGTCGGTCGTGAACGCGTCGAAGTCGACGAACGAGTAGTCGCCCTCCGCGTACGCGCCGTCGGACGCGAAGATGCGGTTGGGGTACCGCTCGGTCTTCGCCTCCTCCGTCGCCTCGACCACGACATCGCGGTACTTCGACAGGCCGGTGCCCGCGGGGATGAGCTTTCCGATGATGACGTTCTCCTTGAGACCGATCAGCGGATCGCGCTTGCCCTGCATGGCGGCCTCGGTGAGGACGCGCGTCGTCTCCTGGAACGACGCGGCCGACAGCCACGACTCCGTCGCGAGCGACGCCTTCGTGATACCCATCAGCTCCGGACGACCCGACGCAGGACGCTTCCCCTCGGCGATCGCCGCGCGGTTGATGTCCTGGTAACGGCGCATGTCGACCATCTCGCCAGGCAGCAGGTCGGTCTCGCCGTGGTCGACCACGGTGACCTTCCGCAGCATCTGGCGCACGATGACCTCGATGTGCTTGTCGTGGATCGGCACACCCTGCGAGCGGTACACGCCCTGCACGCCGCCGACGAGGTACTTCTGCACCTCGCGGGCGCCCTGCACGCGCATGATCTCCTTCGGGTCGAGCGTTCCGACCTGGATGGAGTCACCCACCTTGACGTGCTGGCCGTCCTCGACGAGAAGCGTCGCACGCTTCAGCACCGGGTACACGACCTGCTCGTCGCCGCTGTCGGGCGTGAGGATGACCTTCTTCTGCTTCTCGGTCTCCTCGATGGTGATGCGACCGTCCGCCTCGGCGATGGGCGACGCGCCCTTCGGGGTGCGGGCCTCGAACAGCTCCTGCACGCGGGGAAGACCCTGCGTGATGTCGTCTGCCGAAGCGGAACCACCGGTGTGGAAGGTGCGCATCGTCAGCTGCGTGCCGGGCTCACCGATCGACTGGGCCGCGATGATGCCGACGGCCTCGCCGATGTCGACGAGGTTGCCCGTCGCCAGCGAGCGACCGTAGCAGCGGGCGCAGACGCCGACCGCCGAGTCGCACGTGAGGACCGAGCGCACCTTGATGGAGGTGACGCCCGCCTCGACGAGCGAGTCGATGAGCACGTCGCCGACGTCCTGACCGGCCTGCGCGAGGACGGTGCCGTCCTCCGCCACCACGTCGACGGCCAGGCTGCGGGCGAACACCGAGTTCTCGACGTTCGCGTCGCGCACCAGCACGCCGTTGGCGTCGGCCTCGGCGATCGGGTACTCGAGGCCCTTCGACGTGCCGCAGTCCTCCTCGCGGATGATGACATCCTGCGAGACGTCCACGAGACGACGGGTGAGGTAACCCGAGTCGGCCGTACGCAGAGCCGTGTCGGCGAGGCCCTTGCGGGCACCGTGCGTGGCGATGAAGTACTCCGCCACCGACAGACCCTCGCGGTACGAGGAGATGATCGGGCGAGGGATGATCTCACCCTTCGGGTTGTTCACCAGACCGCGGATACCCGCGATGTTCCGGATCTGCAGCCAGTTACCACGGGCACCGGACGACACCATGCGGTTGATGGTGTTGTCCTCCGGGAAGTTGGCGCGCATCTCCTTCTGGATCTCGTCCGTGGCCTCGGTCCAGATGCGGACGAGCTCGGTACGACGCTCGTCGTCAGTGGTGAGGCCCTTCTCGTACTGAGCGGTGACCTTGGCGGCCTGCTGCTCGTAGCGAGCGACGATCTCGCCCTTGTTCGGGGGCGTGAGCACGTCGGACAGGGCGACCGTGACACCCGAGCGGGTGGCCCAGTGGAAGCCGGCGTCCTTGATCTTGTCGAGCGTCTCCGCCACGACGACCTTGGGGTACTCCTCGGCCAGCTTGTTCACGATCTGCGAGAGCTTGCCCTTGTCGGCCTGCTCGCGCACGAAGGGGTAGCCCTTCGGCAGCTGGTCGTTGAAGATCGCCTGGCCGAGCGAGGTGTCGACGAGGCCGTGCTTCTCGTAGCCCTCGGGCGCCTGGCCCTCGAGGAACGTGAGGCCGGGAACGCGGATGCGGACCTTCGCCTGCAGGTCGAGGGTGCCCTCTTCCTTGGCGAGCTGCGCCTCCCACACCGAGCCGAACACGCGGCCCTCACCCTTGGCGCCGTCCTTCAGCGTCGTGATGTGGTGCAGACCGATGATCATGTCCTGCGAGGGCAGGGTCACCGGACGGCCGTCCGACGGCTTCAGGATGTTGTTCGACGCGAGCATGAGCACGCGCGCCTCAGCCTGAGCCTCGACCGACAGCGGAA encodes:
- the rpsL gene encoding 30S ribosomal protein S12 — encoded protein: MPTIQQLVRKGRSPKVSKTKAPALKANPQQAGVCTRVYTTTPKKPNSAMRKVARVKLRNGTEVTAYIPGEGHNLQEHSLVLVRGGRVKDLPGVRYKIVRGALDTQAVKNRKQARSRYGAKKG
- a CDS encoding spermidine/putrescine ABC transporter substrate-binding protein, which gives rise to MERTLDAQVAQAVDAWLRWLPRWQPATHRGRAAPCRRCFGSPLLSAAGLGADVPHGVQHGLSTRMKTIVDHAVAEYTARNLPLLQAELDQQAARNRARSYRPGEDLAPEYEGLPLDPDPVPGAPFLFTIEQLANEAEADVPSLPPLSAEAKAALRREVSLADEYANLVGREICSVLLGHRLRIQAAIVEFVEPQVEAMLAELTQSLDTPFGPGDFLSGPGATP
- the rpsG gene encoding 30S ribosomal protein S7 produces the protein MPRKGPAPKRPVVNDPVYGAPIVTQLVNKILVDGKKSIAENIVYTALEGVAAKNGQDAVATLKKALDNVRPTLEVRSRRVGGSTYQVPVEVKPHRANTLALRWLVSYAKGRREKTMTERLMNEILDASNGLGAAVKRREDTHKMAESNRAFAHYRW
- a CDS encoding CvpA family protein codes for the protein MSDPRSSTGGPLNGDPDDSAAADAQGGRVTDARDDADRDGQNGYAAGDENATDGQSPASTDGHDGLGTDEHDGSPATGGDGFAAGDRDPFATADREVFHDDDRDPFTHGEPEIFTSGSRSLFADADERDAAGFDSATTADDDTATRAMPEVAEERPAAVAFEPFGRSDDVDGESADASDSQHDERPAAVAFAPGADAAERATAGADDEPVADMPSFAPADADAEDRRDADDVNAAHDANNADASATDAANADAGDADDANADPHARPAAVAFDPDAPSLTRASEEADASAGRVPPIDNDRDGEPDFAALAAELEEFERRSADPSDSLAAPAHTRDDDDRTSPWFEPAKTDTFTSSEPQPQPQPEPEQDRPAAVTASEPAPHTTAAPETTAAPQPIFVRAPERPKMRGNRGAAGLIGLVAAVLFAVLFFAATLGSRLIAGDADFANIADQALQIATSFAFWVPVVVFWLGFWLLGVFVNRARWGKWVVFGLLVGVISYGGYILGQLFEAPFWMLTASEGGGLVADSLLHPLAIVAFILGREITIWFGAWAARRGARVSERNAEAQAEYERTLEAGPQLAQ
- a CDS encoding META domain-containing protein — encoded protein: MASVVGKWQSSEDSEPYLTFSDDGKFRGNDGCNGMSGRYEQDGDTVSVTFVAANVRGCPGVDTWLSKLKSITVGESTLEVYDASGELLGSLARES
- the rpoC gene encoding DNA-directed RNA polymerase subunit beta' — encoded protein: MLDATTFDELRIGLATADDIRRWSFGEVKKPETINYRTLKPEKDGLFGEQIFGPSRDWECACGKYKRVRFKGIVCERCGVEVTKSSVRRERMGHIELAAPVTHIWYFKGVPSRLGYLLDMAPKDLEKVIYFAAYMVISVDEEARHRDMPTHENNLRLEIKNLNDRRDSRIAARLQKLEEELAALEAEDAKADQKKKVRDAAEKEMATIRKRADESIAKLERMWEEFRSLKVGELKAEDDVFQELQDRFGQYFDAHMGAEAIQRRLAEFDLPAEAESLRNQIAEGKGQRKIRAIKRLKVVQSFITTGMSPAAMVLDVVPVIPPELRPMVQLDGGRFATSDLNDLYRRVINRNNRLRRLLDLGAPEIIVNNEKRMLQEAVDALFDNGRRGRPVTGTGNRALKSLSDMLKGKQGRFRQNLLGKRVDYSGRSVIVVGPQLKLHQCGLPKQMALELFKPFVIKRLIDLGHSQNIKAAKRSVERTRPEVWDVLEEIIRERPVLLNRAPTLHRLGIQAFEPQLVEGKAIQLHPLVCAAFNADFDGDQMAVHLPLSVEAQAEARVLMLASNNILKPSDGRPVTLPSQDMIIGLHHITTLKDGAKGEGRVFGSVWEAQLAKEEGTLDLQAKVRIRVPGLTFLEGQAPEGYEKHGLVDTSLGQAIFNDQLPKGYPFVREQADKGKLSQIVNKLAEEYPKVVVAETLDKIKDAGFHWATRSGVTVALSDVLTPPNKGEIVARYEQQAAKVTAQYEKGLTTDDERRTELVRIWTEATDEIQKEMRANFPEDNTINRMVSSGARGNWLQIRNIAGIRGLVNNPKGEIIPRPIISSYREGLSVAEYFIATHGARKGLADTALRTADSGYLTRRLVDVSQDVIIREEDCGTSKGLEYPIAEADANGVLVRDANVENSVFARSLAVDVVAEDGTVLAQAGQDVGDVLIDSLVEAGVTSIKVRSVLTCDSAVGVCARCYGRSLATGNLVDIGEAVGIIAAQSIGEPGTQLTMRTFHTGGSASADDITQGLPRVQELFEARTPKGASPIAEADGRITIEETEKQKKVILTPDSGDEQVVYPVLKRATLLVEDGQHVKVGDSIQVGTLDPKEIMRVQGAREVQKYLVGGVQGVYRSQGVPIHDKHIEVIVRQMLRKVTVVDHGETDLLPGEMVDMRRYQDINRAAIAEGKRPASGRPELMGITKASLATESWLSAASFQETTRVLTEAAMQGKRDPLIGLKENVIIGKLIPAGTGLSKYRDVVVEATEEAKTERYPNRIFASDGAYAEGDYSFVDFDAFTTDDFTPGTYN